Proteins encoded within one genomic window of Anaerobranca gottschalkii DSM 13577:
- a CDS encoding transposase — translation MLPQFITYCLEIIKQQNEIICTLITLLIKKSVFNKPSKEPVNKPYRKLQVDELPVVEKLDKLNYKT, via the coding sequence CATATTGTTTAGAAATAATCAAGCAGCAAAATGAAATTATCTGTACTTTAATTACTTTGCTTATTAAAAAGAGTGTGTTTAATAAACCTTCAAAGGAACCAGTTAATAAACCATATAGGAAACTTCAGGTGGATGAGCTCCCTGTAGTTGAGAAGTTAGATAAACTTAACTATAAAACT